CATACATTACTTGGTTAATATCTGTAGCGAATTCTATCCATGATCCTTTAAAAGGAATAACTCTTGCTGAATATAATTTGGTTCCATTTGCATGGAAAGACTGACCAAAAAATACACCTGGAGATCTATGTAATTGAGAAACTACTACACGTTCTGCTCCGTTGATACAAAAAGTACCTGAAGGTGTCATGTAAGGTATAGTTCCTAGGTACACATCCTGGACAATGGTCTCGAAATCCTCATGTTCAGGGTCTGTACAATATAACTTTAACCTAGCTTTTAATGGAACGCTATAAGTTAGTCCTCTTTCAATACATTCTTCAATGGTATATCTTGGTGGATCAATAAAGTAATCTAAAAATTCTAATACGAATTGATTACGTGTGTCTGTAATTGGAAAGTTCTCCATGAAGGTATTGTATAGACCTTCATCACCTCTTTCTTCAGATTTTGTTTCTAACTGGAAAAAATCCTGGAAGGATTTAATCTGAATATCCATGAAATCCGGGTATTCTGTTCTATTTACAATAGACGAGAAATTTAATCTTTCAGCTTGTGTTACTAACATCAATGGACGAAATTTTGATTAAAAAAAAATTATTTTATATAGCTAATCACTATATACGACAAATGGTTTAGGTCGTAAAGCACATGCTTCAGACCTAAACCTTTGTAAAATTATTTGGTAAGCTTACTTAAGCTCAACCTCAGCTCCTGCTTCTTCTAAAGAAGTTTTTAAACCTTCAGCTTCATCTTTAGAAACTCCTTCTTTGATGTTGCTTGGTGCGCTATCAACTAATTCTTTAGCTTCTTTTAATCCTAAACCAGTTAATTCTTTAACTAATTTTACAACTGCAAGCTTAGATGCTCCAGCAGCTTTAAGAACTACATCGAATTCAGTTTGAGCCTCAGCAGCATCACCTCCTGCAGCTGGACCAGCTGCAACAGCTACTGCAGCAGCAGCAGGTTCGATACCATATTCATCTTTTAAAATAGTAGCTAACTCATTTACTTCTTTTACAGTAAGGTTAACTAATTGTTCTGCGAAATCTTTTAAATCTGCCATTTTTCTATCGTTTTAATTTTGTAATTTAATATATAATTGTAATAGTGCCTAATTTATTATTATCCCTCTTTCTGAGATAATGTTTTTAAGATACCTGAAAGTGTCCCACCGCTAGATTTAAGAGCCGAAATAACATTCTTAGCTGGAGACTGTAGTAATCCTACTATATCACCAATTAACTCTTCTCTAGACTTAATGTCTACTAACATATCTAACTGATTGTCTCCTAAGTAAACTGCTTCTTCAATAAAAGCACCTTTTAATAAAGGCTTATCAGATTTTTTTCTAAAAGTCTTTATTACCTTAGCTGGAGCGTTACCAGTTTCAGAATACATCACAGATGTATTTCCTTTTAGTATTGATGGTAAATCTCCAAAATCTCTATCTGAAGCTTCCATCGCTTTTTCAAGTAATGTATTTTTAACAACTGCTAACTTAATGTTTGCTTTGAAACAAGCGCGACGTAAGTCAGAAGTAGTACCTGCGTTTAAACCAGAAATATCTGCTATATAGATATTTGAATTTTCGGCTAATTGTACAGTTAAGTCTTTAATTACTTGTGATTTTTCTTCTCTAGTCATAATATAAAGTTTTTAACTCCTTAACCTATTTTAGTATCCACAGCAATACTAGGACTCATGGTAGAAGACATAAAAATGCTCTTTACATAAACTCCTTTTGCAGCAGTTGGTTTAAGTTTTAATATTGTTGTTAATAATTCGTTTGCATTGTCTTCAATCTTATCAGCAGTAAATGAAGCTTTTCCAATTGAAGCATGAACGATACCAGTTTTATCAACTTTAAAATCAATTTTACCAGCTTTCACTTCTGTTACAGCTTTTGCAACATCCATTGTTACCGTTCCAGTCTTAGGGTTAGGCATTAAACCACGAGGACCTAATACACGTCCTAAAGGACCTAATTTACCCATAACACTAGGCATAGTAATAATTACGTCAACGTCAGTCCAACCACTCTTGATTTTATCAAGGTACTCGTCTAAACCAACATAATCAGCACCAGCTTCTTTAGCTTCAGCCTCTTTGTCTGGTGTTACTAAAGCTAATACTTTAGTATCTTTACCAGTTCCGTGAGGAAGAGAAACAACACCTCTAACCATTTGATTAGCTTTACGAGGATCTACACCTAAACGTATTGCTAAATCTACAGATGCGTCGAATTTAGTGTTAGTAATATCTTTTATTAATACTGAAGCTTCCTTGATAGAATATACTTTATCCTTTTCAATTTTAGCTACAGCTTCTTTTTGTTTTCTTGTTAATCTTGCCATTTTAAAATCTTTTTAGGTTAATTTGGTGCATCACCACCTTTAACAGTTATACCCATAGATCTTGCAGTACCAGCAATCATCTTCATTGCAGAATCTAAAGTAAATGCATTTAAATCTACCATTTTGTCTTCCGCAATAGTTTTGATTTGATCCCAAGAAACTTTTGCTACTTTCTTAACGTGTGGTTCTCCCGAACCTTTTTTCACTTTGGCCGCTTCTAGTAACTGTACAGCAGCTGGTGGTGTTTTGATTACAAAATCAAATGATTTGTCTTTGTAAACCGAAA
The genomic region above belongs to Olleya sp. Hel_I_94 and contains:
- the rplL gene encoding 50S ribosomal protein L7/L12, producing the protein MADLKDFAEQLVNLTVKEVNELATILKDEYGIEPAAAAVAVAAGPAAGGDAAEAQTEFDVVLKAAGASKLAVVKLVKELTGLGLKEAKELVDSAPSNIKEGVSKDEAEGLKTSLEEAGAEVELK
- the rplA gene encoding 50S ribosomal protein L1, translated to MARLTRKQKEAVAKIEKDKVYSIKEASVLIKDITNTKFDASVDLAIRLGVDPRKANQMVRGVVSLPHGTGKDTKVLALVTPDKEAEAKEAGADYVGLDEYLDKIKSGWTDVDVIITMPSVMGKLGPLGRVLGPRGLMPNPKTGTVTMDVAKAVTEVKAGKIDFKVDKTGIVHASIGKASFTADKIEDNANELLTTILKLKPTAAKGVYVKSIFMSSTMSPSIAVDTKIG
- the rplJ gene encoding 50S ribosomal protein L10 — its product is MTREEKSQVIKDLTVQLAENSNIYIADISGLNAGTTSDLRRACFKANIKLAVVKNTLLEKAMEASDRDFGDLPSILKGNTSVMYSETGNAPAKVIKTFRKKSDKPLLKGAFIEEAVYLGDNQLDMLVDIKSREELIGDIVGLLQSPAKNVISALKSSGGTLSGILKTLSQKEG
- the rplK gene encoding 50S ribosomal protein L11 encodes the protein MAKELGKVVKLQVRGGAANPSPPVGPALGAAGVNIMEFCKQFNARTQDKAGKVLPVVISVYKDKSFDFVIKTPPAAVQLLEAAKVKKGSGEPHVKKVAKVSWDQIKTIAEDKMVDLNAFTLDSAMKMIAGTARSMGITVKGGDAPN